The Nyctibius grandis isolate bNycGra1 chromosome 14, bNycGra1.pri, whole genome shotgun sequence genome segment ATGGGGCACCGAGCAGCACGGCTGCGGCCCTGGCCAGGTCCCGCTGGGTGCTCTCCGCTCCCGGGCCACTCACCATTCGGATGGGGCGCATGGACATCAAGCAGTCGCTTCGGTAGCTGCTAGACCAGGTGTCCCAGCGAGGGTACTCGCCTTTCTCCAAGATGAACATCTCCCCACGCAGGTTGGCTTGCTCGTAGGCCAcccagctggggagaggggtAGGACAAGACAGCGGGTCAGATGccacccagcagctcctctcctgctctgccagcctggGGGGCGCCGGAGCCGggctcccagcacccaccaaGGCTGTGGGTGTGCTGTGAACGTCCCAGGCTCGGGGCTCCTCGGCACCACAGCAGCCCTGCGTTTGCTGCTTCCCATTTCCCTGCAAAACGGGGCTATTTCTGCAGATGCCACCAGGTATTTTCCTGATGGCAGGAGAGGTGTTCGAGTGCTGCAGGCAGCGTGACCTTACACTGGTTTCTAAGGCTGAGCTGGGTTGATTTACTTTTGTCTTTCCCTAAGTAAGTTTTTTTTGGTACAGAGTCTCACCAGTGGCTCCAAGAAGACTCTGAGGACCCCAGTGACACTTAAGTGCTCTGTTCTCCAAGTTTCACCCTTTCGCTACCCAGGTGTCACACCTGAGCTCCTCTGGGGCTGCTCCATCCCCCTTTCATTTCAAGAAAAGTTGGATATTCTGGGTTCCTAATAAAAAAGTTGTCATCGGTGCTACATGGTGTCATTCAAGGAGACCCGGGGTCTCCAGCTTTGCTGGCCCTGCTCCGCTCTCTGcccgggctgcagggaaatgcCCCTGCACATCACTCtgtgcccagggctgctccccaggACCATGTCCCCACCTCCCCATGGCATCCCCGGGGACACGGTCCCCTCCGTGGCTGGGGTCACTTACGGTCCGGAGGTGACGATGACGCTGCGCACCCGGTCGAAGTCTTGGTCCGCCAGGTTCAGGCACTCGGTGGTGAACTCCATCTGCCTGCCCTGGAAGTTCTCCTGATCGAAGACGACGATCTGGGGGTGGAGGGAAAGGGGTGGACGGGACAGGCACgctgggagggggctgtgggcagggtgtCCCTGCACGGACCCCGCACGCAggagccccccaccccacgcaTCCCCCTCGGCTCTCCAAGGCTCCCCACTGCTTTTCAGGTGTGGTGCCCCGGGGAAGCTGAGCACAGCGGGGTCCCATCCTGACAGCCATCCCTGCTCCCAGACGGCCTCATCCTGCCCCcagttttgctgctgcaaaGCCACGTCTCGCTGTGCTGGTGCCCACATCGTGCCCCCTCCAGGCTGGGAAGGAGCTGCTCTTCCAGGAACTGCATCCACACCATGGCCTGGCACGTGCAGAAGTGTCGCCGGAGCCCTGGCATCACTCGCCCcttgcccccagccccgctgcagcaCCTTGGTGGCACGCTGCCCCAGCGTCACCGCGGTGTTTTGGTGCTGGCCCTGTCAcccgcagcctcctcctccgccCCCCGCAGCACTGCAGGACCCCCACATGTGGAGGGCGACCAGAGGGAGCGGGTGACAGCACCCAGCCCTGACGCCATGACCCAGGGGGAGCGTTCCCAAAGCCTGTGGTCTCCAACGAGCTGTCCTGGCCAAGGGGCACCCGGGgcatccctcctgcagcagccccacaaGTGGCTGCCCAGATCCTGTCCccagagagctgctggctgggaggTGCAGAGCGAGGAGGGACGGCATCATCTGcgctctcctcctgctctcagaGCGGGGTCCTTCCCCTGGCACCCCTGTGCTCTCCTCCTGCCAACTGCCCCAGAGATGCTACCACTGTCCCTCACCCCAGGACCGCGTCCCTGCGCGCAGGGAGCACCAGAGCTTACCCTGAAGGCTTCTGCAGAGGGCTCCTCGCCCTTGCTGTTTGCAACGGGAGCAGGGTCGAGGGATGGAGTTGGCGGTGGGGCTCCCTTCTCCTCCGCAGCCTGGCCGGGAGCAGCGGGTTTTGTGGTCTCAGACATCGCGGTGTTGGGCTCAAGTCTGGGACAGGGCACCAGGCAGAGATGCCAGCAGTGAGTTAGAGGGGAGGCACAGATGTGGGCACCCACCACCCACCCAGGCCCTTGTCCTGCCCCGGGGACGGTCATATCGGGATGGAGGGGCTCAGCAACGGGGTGggcggctggggctgggagaggtTGTGCAGGCAGGCGCAGGCAGCGGGGTCCTGCCCTCACCAGGAGGGCCCCGCGGGTCAGTGTCACCAGTGGCCGCAGGGGATCGGAGGGTGGTGGGATGCTGAGCACCGGGGTGCTCCCAGACGTGCTGACCACAGCGGTGGCCATGGCTGACACCCTGCGTTTCCCACGCCCTGCCTCGGGTCTGGCTGCAGCCCGGTGCCCGGGGACTTTATCTTCTTacctgggcagctgctgcttcttgttgGAGGGAGCGGGCTTGTGTTTCGGGGTGCAGCGAGGCCCCCACTTTATAGCCTGGCAAGGGCAGACCCCCGGGCGGGCGCACAAAGGAACTGCCAGCTCATCAGTGTCTGCGCGGCCGCCCAGTCATCACATCCTGCAAAGCGCTGGGCGAGCTGGAAGCCTCTCCCCGGCCCCGTGCCCAGCCGCTGAACCCAGCACTTTCCTTTGTGCCCGCGGCACAACAGAAGACCTGACCGTGCCACTTTGCAGCGCGGCGgcacccgctgccccccggGCGGCCGCCCCGACAGGGCATATATAGCCCTTGCGTGGCCCGGCAGCGCCGGCACACcgccctcccctgcccaccGCCCCCGCACCCAGCTCCGGCACCGCTGCAGCCGGGGAGGGTgccccagccccgagccccgTGGCCGCATGGTGCCCAGCCCAGTGGCTGCGCTGTGCTCACTTCTCCCCTCTGAACATGAAATCACTTGCTTTAAACATCACTCCACGCCTGCAAACGCCCGAGCGCGCTGCCCCGAAGATGCCAGGATGCAGGACTCAAGTGTTTTGAAATGCTtcaagttggggttttttttccaaacgaCGTGTCATCAAAGCTGACACTTCCCAAACTATCCCAGCCCTGGAAGTGGTGCTCTTCTTTGGGCTGTCCCTGCTCACCACGTCCCCTGGCACGGACGTTGGCTGGTTTTTAGCCCGTTTAACCCGTGCTCATTCTGTACATCCCTAGTTATGGCATCACCACACCACATGGCACCAAATCCCACGCGGGGTTTCGGTGCCTCAGGCTGACGGCAGGCGGAGGGGACTGGCTGGGGACACGCTGGGCATGGGGACACACTGGGCACCGGTCCCTGCAGGGGCTCAGCCTGTGGTGCCGCAGCTCCTGCACCCCACGGCCGCTCTCCGCACCGGGAGGCACCTTGGGGGGACCTTTCCCGAGCTCACAGTGAGCCTCTGATCAGCTGCTCTCCCTGTTTGCCCGCTGTGATCCTGTTCATCGTGTAAATAACTGCACACTGGTTTCATCCTGGTCCTTCCCcatgcccccagcccctggcagcacccagcaccagcacccagcaccagTGGATCACCCAAGGCTGTGCATTCACAAAGCTCAGAGACCTTGGTTTTGCCGTCGTCTTCCGTCCCTCTCAGGTGTGAAGTGTCACCCAGCAGCGGTGGGATCCAGCTGCACCCGCCGGGCCATCGCCCCAGATCCCGCACACAAAGTGTTTGCTgatcccttctccttcccccgcGGTTTTATGGCGCAGGCACGGCCGGGTGcgggtgctgctgccctgggcgCTCCCCGCGGGCTGGTCTCTCACCTCGACACTGGGCAGCTCTTTACAATTCATGCCTTTcaatttgcatttgttttcatgtttgttagacagttttccattttaagcTTCATTCTCTTCCCCTCCGAGCCAGGGTGGGTGTTTTAACCGGAGGTCTCACCCacccccctgctcctgctgccccatcctggctccccttcccctcccagcacccttGGACCTGGGCATCAGAAAACTGGGCTCAGAGGGACCGAgctctgcctgggcagcccGGTGAGTTTCCCTGAGATGGTGCTGTGGGAGGGCTGACAGCAGGGCACTGTCCTCGGCCGCTCCTGAGCCCCTGGACACTAAACCTCTGCCCTCCCCACTGACCCTCCCTGCCGCTGGCTGCGGGCGCTTTGGGAAGACCCTTGCTGCACCATCCCGTCCTGCACCGTCCCGCCCTGGCACAGAGGGGCACATGGGGTGCCCAGCTCAAGCACAGCAGAGTTGCCCAAGCCTCCCCCCCGGTGCAGACGGCTGGAGCTGGCCCAGCTCGGCCCCGGCAGGCACCGGCACGGGCACATGCCCAGCACGACGGTTTGTTCTGCCCCGCTGAGTCCTGCTGCCCATggagctcctgctgctgtgtcCCCTGCCCGGCGCTGAGCGGCACCGTGGGTGCATCCAGCCGCATCCCGGGCTCTGCACTGCCACGTCCCAGTGCCAGAGCACGTCACGGAGAGCAAGCAAGCTGTGGTCACCGCGCCGGTGGCCAGCAGCAAGCTGAGTTTAGGTCAGGCCACAGCAAGAGGCTGGAAGCAACCTGTGCCAAATGCATAAATGCCCATTTGCTGGGGGCTGCGGGTGTGGGGACAGCCAGCGCAGCCCCCCCGGCTGCCCTCCTCgcctgctctgcctcccccGCAGTGCCCAGGGCTGCCAGGAGGGAGGATGACGGAGGATGAAGGAGGATGCTCCAGCTCAGCCACCCGGCAGTTCCCTGGCAAAGGCCatcccaaaacacagcactaccTGGGAACACGGGTTGTGCCACCCAGCCCAACAGCCTCCTGTGGCTCCCGCCCCACCGCTCCCCCTCCGACGGGCAGGCTGTGTGGGTGCCCCTGCGAGGTGCCCAGCCCGCGGAGCCCTGCGCTCTCCCCGCATGACCCCGGGATGATTTGGTGGGGGGTCACTGTGAGCAAGGCTTGAAGGTATTTAGGTACCCAGACTGTGGATGCAGCAGGCTCTTtccccccggtgcccccgggCGAGGCgggggcaggcagagctgcctgtggGCAGGAGGAGCGCTGCCGGAGCTGGGGGGCATGGTCCCAGCCCCGCCGCACGCTGGGGCAGGACACGGGGCAGGAGCACCGGCAGACCCCAGGGGCGATGCCCTGGCTCCGGAGCTGGGGGGCCAGGGTCAGAGCCCGTGCCCAgcgggccggggcagcgggaGCTGCGGCGTCCCGGCTCATCAGCTTCGCTGCAGCTGCAGCGTCGCCTTTGTTCTGCCCGGTCCCTCCTCCCCGCCATGTGCTGAGTTAGGGGTTTCAGTAATGCTCTCCTGGGCTCTGTCTCTATCTGGAGGCTATAAAAACCCAGCCGGAGGGCTGCTGGACATGTCACCTCTCCCGGCACCGGTGCCTCACCCCAGGTAAGCGCGGGAGCCTGGCAGcggctgcccctgcccacaCGGCTGGGTccggggagcagagcagctgtggggaCGTGTGGAGGAGGATCCGGGGCTggacctcggtgccaggcacGGCCCGGCCAGGGGCTGCGGGGTCCTGCAGCCGGGGCGTGAGGCGAGGGCAGCGCCAGGGATGGGCTGTGGCACCGCTCTGCCGTCACACGCCTCGGCGCGGGGGAACAGTGGCGAGGGGATTGGGGGGCATCGCCAGCCGTGGCAGCGGGgaagtgctgctgctcagcgTGGGCACGCGGCCACCTCCACGGGGCTCCTGGCCCagtgctgccctgcctgcagccccggATGCTGGCCCTGCCCGCGCGTGGTGAGCGTGCCAGGGGACCTGCACAGGGCTGCCTGCATggggctgcctgtgccagggctgcctgcGCTGAGGCTGCCTGCAtggggctgcctgtgctggggctgcctgcatggggctgcctgtgctggggctgcctgcatggggctgcctgtgccagggctgcctgcacggggctgcctgtgccagggctgcctgcatggggctgcctgtgccagggctgcctgtgccagggctgcctgcaCGGGGCTGCCTGTGCCGGGACTTTGGCTCAGGGATCTGCCTGCAGGAGGAGCCTGCCTGGGCACAGGCAGCCGTGGGCAGCCCCATGCACGGGCAGGCAGCGTGCTCACCCCGCTGCGGTGCTGTGCGGTGCTGTGCGGTGCTGCCAGGGCCATGCTGCCCTGCCAGACACCCGCTGCTCCTCGTGGCCCGGATGGCAGCcctgggtgggctgggggagccctgGGCTGTGCTCTGTGCCCGCTCCAGCATGCCGTGGGTGAAGGGCCGTGCGCAGGCTCCCGAGGGCAGTTTCACGTGGGCAGAGGCTGGAGCGAGCCccgcagagcagagcagggggctgcaggctcctgcctccatctgcctgccctgcccacGCAACGCGCGGCATCAAGCCCAGTCCCGGGACGTGGGAGTCCCAGTGCAGGGCCAAGCCCCCAGCGCAGGGCTGGTGGGTCTGGCCAGGCTGCAGCGGCACAGCCAGGCTCGCGGGGGCCAGCAGCGCACCGGCCCCGGGCAGGCTTTAACGGCCCCGTTCCCCTGTGCCCTGGCAGAGCCACCATGACCCACCACTGCAGGAAATCCTCCGGTCTCTGGAAGGTACGGGAGCCTGGGGAGCACCAGCGACGCAGCCTGAGCCCCGTGAATGCCCGGGCACAGGGGTGCAGTGTCTGCTCGGGGCCTCTGCACCCGCAGAGCCCCCTGACCTCTCCGTCCTCCCCAGATCGTGGTGTGGGATGAGCCTTTCTTCCAGGGCAAGAAGCTCGAGTTCACCTCCGACTGCTACAGCACCCCGGAGCTCGGCCTCAGCACCGTCCGCTCCTGCAAGATCGAGAGCGGGGCGTGAGTGGGGGTCACGGGGGGCTGCAACCCCACGGCGCTGCGGGACCCCACGGGTACAGGGGGGTTGGAGGATGGAGGTCTCCAGTGCCTTTTGCCACGCGAGCCATGGGGCTGCCTCCTCCAGGGAACGGCCTCATCCCTGCGGGGCGCAGCGGGCTCTGCCCTGGGTGTGAGCAGGGTGGTGGGCGCCGCAGGGGTCTcacccccctcccgcccccggcAGGTGGGCAGGCTTCGAGCACTGCGGCTTCCAGGGGCAGCAGTTCGTGCTGGAGCGTGGTGAGTACCCGTGCTGGGAGGCGTGGAGCGGCAGCAACGCCTACCACGTGGAGAGGATGTGCTCCTTCCGCCCCATCGCCTGCGCCGTGAGTGCCCCTGCCCCGGCTCCCTGCCCCAAGGCTGGCACCCGGAGCCCACCGCCGGGCTGGCACCCCGAGCCCACCGCCGGCCGCTGGCCTGGGCAGGGCAGCtgtgccggtgccggtgccgaTGCCGTGCCCCTCTCGGCGGCAGGACCACTGGCGCAGCAGGCTGATGCTCTTCGAGCACGAGAACTTCCAGGGCAAGCGGGGGGAGCTGAGCGACGACTGCCCCTCGCTGCCcgccctgggctggggcagcagcgCCGTGGGCTCCTTCTTCGTCCGCTCCGGCGCGTGAGTACCCCGGGGGCTTGCGCCCTGCCAGGACCCAGCACCGGGGGCACGCGCCGGAGCTGAGGATGCTCTGGCAGGTGCCGGCACCCTGCCCGCTGCCAGCCCTGAGCCGCCGCCGCTCTCTGCTCTGCCGCAGGTGGGTCTGCTCGCAGTACCCGGGGTACCGGGGCTTCCAGTACCTCCTGGAGAGCGACTGCTGCGGGGGCGAGTACAAGCACGTGCGGGAGTGGGGCTCCCACGTGCAGACAGGCCAGGTCCAGTCCATCCGCAGGGTCCGGCAGTGACCGTCGGTGCCACCGTGCCACCGGCCGCGCGCCCTGGGCACCGTCTCTCCTGCAGGGCGGCGGGGGCAAAGCTCAATAAAGGCTCAGTTGTCCAAGGCGGCGCGCTGGCAGTTGGGGAGGGGGTGCCATGGGGGGGCACGGCTGGGAGCAATGCTGTGCCCGAGGGCAGAGCGGGAGCTCTGCAGGGGCAAgga includes the following:
- the CRYBA4 gene encoding beta-crystallin A4, which encodes MTHHCRKSSGLWKIVVWDEPFFQGKKLEFTSDCYSTPELGLSTVRSCKIESGAWAGFEHCGFQGQQFVLERGEYPCWEAWSGSNAYHVERMCSFRPIACADHWRSRLMLFEHENFQGKRGELSDDCPSLPALGWGSSAVGSFFVRSGAWVCSQYPGYRGFQYLLESDCCGGEYKHVREWGSHVQTGQVQSIRRVRQ
- the CRYBB1 gene encoding beta-crystallin B1, whose product is MSETTKPAAPGQAAEEKGAPPPTPSLDPAPVANSKGEEPSAEAFRIVVFDQENFQGRQMEFTTECLNLADQDFDRVRSVIVTSGPWVAYEQANLRGEMFILEKGEYPRWDTWSSSYRSDCLMSMRPIRMEAEDHKISLYESADFKGNKMEIQEDDVPSLWAYGFCDRVGSVQVPSGTWVGYQYPGYRGYQYLFETGDFRHWNEWSAFQPQIQSIRRIRDMQWDQKGTFVTPEAPSD